From Gracilimonas sp.:
TCTTTTTATGAACGAGATGAGGTGGTGCAAATCAGCAAGGAATTAATCGGGAAGGTGATTTGCACGAATTTTGATGGGGTACAAACGGCCGGAATTATTGTAGAGACCGAGGCTTATAACGGACGAACAGATCGGGCCTGCCATGCTTATCCGGATGTTCGAACGGCTCGCACAGAAACCATTTATGGTCCTCCGGGCTATGCTTACGTGTATTTATGCTATGGAATTCATCACCTGTTTAATGTTGTAACGAATAGGGAAGGTCTGGCTGATGCTATCCTGATTCGGGCTATTCAACCTATTGAAGGTGAGGACATTATGGTTCAGAGAAGAGGGAGGGATAAACTACAGCCAGTTATTACGAATGGTCCGGGCAAGTTGTCCCAGGCAATGGGAATTACTACTTCGAATAATCAGAGTGATCTTCTTGGAGATATAATCTGGATTGAAGATCGTGGGATTAAATTCGCGGAAAAGGAGATAGAGGCGAGTCCCAGAATAGGAGTGGATTACGCCGGGGAAGATGCCGAACTGCCATGGCGTTTTACGGTGAAAGGATCAAAATGGATCAGTAAATAAAAAAACCCGATGCAAATGCACCGGGTTTTGAAATCAATGTTAACAGAGGTAAGGATTAACCATCACTTCCGTCATTGGACCCACTTTGCTGAGCCGATTCACTCTTAATCTCTTCAAATCGTTTTGCCACCTCAGGGTGTGCCTGAATAGCTTGTGCAATCTGCTGAAATTTCTGAGGAGAAAGTCCTTCGTCCTGAATAGCAGTCATATAACCCTGTTGAACTTTCATAGTTATTTCCTGTAGTTCAGGCTGTACTTTCTGAAGGGTTTGCTTTTCATCTTCAGTTACATTTACCTGTCCGGCCATTTGTGGATTTTGCTGAGCCATCATAATCTGTTGAAAACGGCTATACTCCATCTCTTCTTCTGCAATAACTTCTCTCATCTGCATGTCAGCCTCTTTCTGCAAACCTTGAACAGCTTCAGATACATTAACAACCATTTCGAGTTGCTCATCAGTAACTTCTTCAGGGCTTAAAGGTTCAGGTTGAGGCGGCATTTGCTGTTGTTGAGCGAAAGCAGTAGCTGTGCTAAGAACTGCACCCAAAATTATAACAAATGAATAACGCACTAATTTTTTCATAAAAGGTATTTTGTTTAAGTATTGAATTATTAATGAATAACTAACGGTAACTATTCTACTAATGCAAACCATTGGCCGAAATAAATGTTCTCCGTTCTCCATGTTTTTACACCTTCTAACATTAGCCGGGGGTGTAAAACCGGCTATTTCTTTTATAAAAGGGATTGAGGCTTAATAATGATTTAACATTAAAGGAAATTATTTCCCGATTGGCTGTGTTGAGGCATTAGCATAAATCTAAAATCAATCATTATTACACAACCATGAGAACATTAAATAAAATAACATCCGTATTAGCATTAACTATTTTCGCACTTTCATCTTTAGCTTTAACAAAATATGCCGCCACTAGCTGGACGATTGATAAAGCCCACAGTGCAGTAAATTTTGAAGTAACTCACTTCTTTACACCGGTAAATGGTGAATTCAATAACTACGAAGCTACTGTTAACTTCGATCCTAATAATCTTGAAGAAAGCATGATCGATGTTAAAATTATGGTGAACAGCATTGATACAGACAACGAGAGAAGAGACGGTCACCTGAAAACAGCGGATTTTTTCAACGCTGAAAAATGGCCATACATCACTTTTAAAAGCTCCAACATTGAGAAAACCGGAGACAACAAGTTTGTAGCAAACGGTACGCTCACGATTAAAGATGTATCCAAAGAAATTGCACTGCCATTTACATTACTGGGTATGAAAGACAATCCGATGAAAGAAAATACTATTGTGGCAGGTATCACAGCCTCTACAACCGTTGACCGAACCGACTATACTGTAGGAACCGGCGACTGGGCTTCTGATGCGGTAATCGGTGATGAAGTAACTGTTGACCTTAACCTTGAGCTAAACAGCAAAAAAGGCAACGGTTCCACAAAATAAATTAAGAAATACCGGATATTTCGAAAGCATCGTTTCATTTGAGGCGATGCTTTTTTTATTTTAGGGGTTCATACCAAGCATCAATCAGATCAATGAATAAGAAACGTTTTATAGTTTTATCCGGCTTTATAATAATTGCGGCACTCTCACGTATTATCCCGCATCCTTATAACTTCGCTCCTATAGGAGCTATGTCTATTTTTGGGGCAGCCTATTTCACGGATAAGAAATTTTCTTTTCTGGTGCCCCTTTTTGCTATGTTTATCAGTGATCTGCTGGTTAACAACCTGTTGTATGCAAACTTTTATGGCGGTTTCACGCTCTTCACGCCCGGGTTTTACTGGATGTACGGCGCCATAGCCCTAATCGTAGTTGCCGGTATTTTTATTCTGAAGAAGGTGAACACGACAACGGTTATTGCCGGAAGTTTAAGTGCTTCTGTTATCTTTTTCCTGGTTACCAATTTTGGAGCTTGGTTAGGTAATCCCATGTATCCACAGGGTATTGAAGGCTTGTTGATGAGCTACACAGCCGGCATCCCATTTTTCCATTACACCGTAATCGGTGACTTGTTTTACTCTGGTGTAATGTTTGGAGCCTTTGAATATGCGAAAACCAAAACTCCTGCTTTCCAGAAAGCCTGAAGGTTAATTTAATTTCATTTTTTCGGGGCCGATAAGAACGGTATAATTGATCCATAAAAATTTTGATCAGCCTCTGAGCATTCAGAGACAGTAAATTATACTATGTTCGAATTATTCCCGGACCAGCCGGTTTATGATTACCCAACCTTACTGAATGTATTCTATTCATTGGTTTGGGCTTTTGCTCTTTCTTCCTTGATTGCGATTACCCATAAGGTGACGTTTTCAGGTCACCAATACCCAAAGAATTTTTTCCAGGGACTGGCGCTGGGTTCCATTGTTGCTGCTATGGTGATGATGGCCATTGGAGACAGCTTGGCTCGGGGTTTAGGAGCTTTTGGTGCATTGGCTATGATTCGTTTCCGAACCCGGATTCAGGACGTCCGCAATATCCTGTTTATTTTTGCTTCTCTAAGTGTGGGTTTGGCCATCGGGGTTTTTGGTTACACTATCGCTTTTGTGGGAACCATCCTTTTTTGCACCATGGCACTGGTGCTTCATTTAAGTCCGTTTAGCACTAAGGATGGAATACGGGGAACGCTTACTTTTCGCCTTCAGGACGGAAAGGGCCATGATCAGGTGCTGGCTATTCTAGATAAATACTGCACCGATTACGACGATGTTGAAATCACCGCCAGAAATAACGGCCGGTACGACTATGAGTACCAGATTGAGTTTATGCACGAAGGTGACAACCGAAAGTTTTTGGAAGAAATGAGGGCCATTGAACATACGCTGCGGGTCCGTATTACTTTTAAAGATTTCCAGGAAAACAATTAACGTGGAGGAATGATGCTCAAAAAAATAAATTCCTTTTACCTGTTTATAGCACTCCTCTTTGCCGGACTTTTTGCGGTAAATTCTCAATACTTTAAAGGAAGTAAATCGTTTGTTGGGGTCACGTATTCCAAAATTTATAATATCAACATTGAGAAGCCGGCGGTTGTTAAAAATGTGCATGTGGTTCCGGGGCAAACGGTAGAGCCGGGCGAGATTCTGGTGGAGTTAGAGAGTCCACAGCTTAACCTGGAAATACAAAAGCTTAGAAAAGAGCTGGAGATTTATGAATCGCAGAAGATAGAGCAACAAAAGCTACTGGAATCAGAACTGGAGCTTTTGGAGTCTCAGAAAAGGATAATCCGCAATGAAATTGAAAATGAAGTTGAATTATTGCAGCGTCGCATCCAATTAAACCGGTCGCTGACGGATTCCATTTTAGCTAACAGAACTTCTAATGCTGAGGATGATTCGTTAGGAACTCTTCAGCTTCAAATTAAGTCCATTCGCCAGAAAGGCGAACTCGAGTTGGAGGCAGTAAACATCCGTATTGCCGATTTGGAGCAGGATCATACTTTTGATCAGTCTCAGCTGGAGGCTAAAATTGAACTGGCCCGGCAGGAATTAAACTGGAAGATGCAGGAAGATCGCAACCTGAATAAGTATGCTACTTTTCCCGGAGTTATTGAGAGTGTATATATAAAACCCAACGAACAGGTTCAGGAATTTACATCACTGATCTCGATTAACCCGGTTAATCCTACTTCTGTGGTAGGGTATCTGGTTGGCAAAAAAGATCGCAGCCAGCAATTGGGGCAAACGGTAACGGTGCGCTCAATGGAGCACCCCGAACTGCAAACTACAGGATCTATTATCGGTTTTGGTTCGGTAGTTTTATTGCCCGAAGTCCTTCAGAAAACAACCACCATTCAAACGTTTGGCCTGGAAGTTTTTATTGAAATCCCGGAGAAAAACGACCTGCCTGTTGGAGAGAAAATTATCATAAGATGAGAACTGCTTTCCTCTTTCCTACCGTATTAATCTTTCTTGTGTTATCCAACCCGTTCAAAGCAACAGCACAGCATACCGTATCGGATTTTCTGCTCACCGCATTTGAAGACCGAAATACATCTCATTTTGACGCTCAAAGGGCATTTCTAAAGCCCCGCAATTATCGTTATCCCATCCTGGAAGAAGTTGAACTGCGTATGGGAAACGACGAACAAACGTACGAAGACCTGCAGTATGCATTACGAGTGAGACCGGGGAATCCATGGAGAATCCGACGGAATAATGCGTTTTTTAACGCCACCCGAAAAGAGTTAGAGCTTCAGAAAAGGCGGGAATACAAAGAGAATTTAATGATGCGTTATGAGTTGGCTTTAGAATATTTCCATAACCGGGAGTTGGCTGCAATGATAGAGGAAAGCTTGGATATTATTTCCCGCAAAGCCAACATCATGGAAGAGAACCTGCAAAGTGAACTTTTTGATGGAAAGGATTATTCCGAAGCAAAACTGGATCAGGTGGAGGCCATTGATAAGCTTGAAGAATCATTGGTTGAGTTAAACCGGATACAGGTCGAAATAGAACTTATTCTTGATACCGGTGACTTAAATTGGATCAATTTTTCACTTATAAAGGTAGAAACCATTGAAGAGCTTGCCGGAGATATCGCAACTCAATCAAACCCATCGGTAGAGCTGGATCTGATATCCCAACAGGCGGAAGTTGCCCGGCAGGAGGGCAGGGTGGAGAAAGCAGATTTTGACATCGGGTATGCTCAGCTCGAGTATTTTCCGTTCACTAACCGAAAATCCAATTATGGGTTCTCGGTAGGGGTTACGCTTCCGATTTTTAAAGATAACAAGCCACAAATTGCGGAAAGAAAGCTGGATGAGTTAGAACTGGAAGGAGAGCTCGAATTTGAGCAGCATCGCGACTCAATCAATAAAATCAGGGAGTACCAGCACTTAAAGAATTTAATTGCCCAGCACCGGCTTATGCTTAAAAAGGTGGATGAGCTGAATTTGAAAGCCATGCAAAACAACCTGGCCAATAGCGAAGATTTTGATCCCCTCACCATCCTGGATTTACAGGAAGGCATTGCTAAACTGGACGAAGTAATTTTGAAATCGAGGTTTCGGGTATTATCACAGTTTGTCGATTTTCTTTATACTTATGATGCACTCGCTAAGAGTCCGCTAACTAATTACCTGTCAGAAGACTTAATGCTCATAGAATGAATATCCTAATTACCGGCGCTACTTCCGGAATCGGCAAAGAACTGGCCCTTCAACTAACTTCAAAAGGGCATAAGGTCGGCTTAATGGGAAGGCGAACGGAGCGGCTGCAAGAGCTCAAAGATGAAATCGGAGACCTCGCATTCATCAGAACCCTGGACGTAACCGATCACGAAAAAGCGGAAGAGGTATATAATAGCCTCATCGATGAAATGGGCGGAATGGATGTCATGATTTTGAATGCAGGCATCGGGCGCATTCAGATGCTGCCGCCCTGGGAAGCAGAATCAAAACTGATTGAGGTAAATGCCTTGGCCTTTGCCCACGGTTGCCATTTTGCAATGGATTATTTCAGAAATCGGGAAAGCGGTCATATTGTGGGGATGTCATCAATGGCAGCCTTACTGGCTCATCACCGGGCAGCTGCCTATACCGCTTCCAAGCATTTCATTTCAAATTATATGAAAGGGTACCGGCAAAAAGCGAAGCGGATGAATGCCGAAATAACGATCACGGAAATTCGTCCCGGCTACGTGTGGACGGAGATGACAGAGCGGGCGA
This genomic window contains:
- a CDS encoding DNA-3-methyladenine glycosylase, which gives rise to MPSKLSRSFYERDEVVQISKELIGKVICTNFDGVQTAGIIVETEAYNGRTDRACHAYPDVRTARTETIYGPPGYAYVYLCYGIHHLFNVVTNREGLADAILIRAIQPIEGEDIMVQRRGRDKLQPVITNGPGKLSQAMGITTSNNQSDLLGDIIWIEDRGIKFAEKEIEASPRIGVDYAGEDAELPWRFTVKGSKWISK
- a CDS encoding DUF4168 domain-containing protein, with the translated sequence MKKLVRYSFVIILGAVLSTATAFAQQQQMPPQPEPLSPEEVTDEQLEMVVNVSEAVQGLQKEADMQMREVIAEEEMEYSRFQQIMMAQQNPQMAGQVNVTEDEKQTLQKVQPELQEITMKVQQGYMTAIQDEGLSPQKFQQIAQAIQAHPEVAKRFEEIKSESAQQSGSNDGSDG
- a CDS encoding YceI family protein, with the protein product MRTLNKITSVLALTIFALSSLALTKYAATSWTIDKAHSAVNFEVTHFFTPVNGEFNNYEATVNFDPNNLEESMIDVKIMVNSIDTDNERRDGHLKTADFFNAEKWPYITFKSSNIEKTGDNKFVANGTLTIKDVSKEIALPFTLLGMKDNPMKENTIVAGITASTTVDRTDYTVGTGDWASDAVIGDEVTVDLNLELNSKKGNGSTK
- a CDS encoding DUF6580 family putative transport protein — encoded protein: MNKKRFIVLSGFIIIAALSRIIPHPYNFAPIGAMSIFGAAYFTDKKFSFLVPLFAMFISDLLVNNLLYANFYGGFTLFTPGFYWMYGAIALIVVAGIFILKKVNTTTVIAGSLSASVIFFLVTNFGAWLGNPMYPQGIEGLLMSYTAGIPFFHYTVIGDLFYSGVMFGAFEYAKTKTPAFQKA
- a CDS encoding DUF4956 domain-containing protein, translating into MFELFPDQPVYDYPTLLNVFYSLVWAFALSSLIAITHKVTFSGHQYPKNFFQGLALGSIVAAMVMMAIGDSLARGLGAFGALAMIRFRTRIQDVRNILFIFASLSVGLAIGVFGYTIAFVGTILFCTMALVLHLSPFSTKDGIRGTLTFRLQDGKGHDQVLAILDKYCTDYDDVEITARNNGRYDYEYQIEFMHEGDNRKFLEEMRAIEHTLRVRITFKDFQENN
- a CDS encoding biotin/lipoyl-binding protein gives rise to the protein MMLKKINSFYLFIALLFAGLFAVNSQYFKGSKSFVGVTYSKIYNINIEKPAVVKNVHVVPGQTVEPGEILVELESPQLNLEIQKLRKELEIYESQKIEQQKLLESELELLESQKRIIRNEIENEVELLQRRIQLNRSLTDSILANRTSNAEDDSLGTLQLQIKSIRQKGELELEAVNIRIADLEQDHTFDQSQLEAKIELARQELNWKMQEDRNLNKYATFPGVIESVYIKPNEQVQEFTSLISINPVNPTSVVGYLVGKKDRSQQLGQTVTVRSMEHPELQTTGSIIGFGSVVLLPEVLQKTTTIQTFGLEVFIEIPEKNDLPVGEKIIIR
- a CDS encoding SDR family NAD(P)-dependent oxidoreductase, translated to MNILITGATSGIGKELALQLTSKGHKVGLMGRRTERLQELKDEIGDLAFIRTLDVTDHEKAEEVYNSLIDEMGGMDVMILNAGIGRIQMLPPWEAESKLIEVNALAFAHGCHFAMDYFRNRESGHIVGMSSMAALLAHHRAAAYTASKHFISNYMKGYRQKAKRMNAEITITEIRPGYVWTEMTERAKGMFWVAPVEKAVSQMVTGIEKKKNYVYVTKRWQLLAWVAKLVPEWVWDRL